The Marivirga salinae DNA window AGGACTTAGGATATAATTGCATTCAATTGATGGCGGTGGCAGAACATCCTTATTATGGATCTTTTGGTTATCATGTGGCTAACTTTTATGCGCCTTCTTCTCGCTTTGGTACACCCGAGGAATTGAAATCTTTAGTCAATGCTGCTCATAAAATGGGGATTGCTGTGATTATGGATGTGGTCCATTCCCACGCAGTCAAGAATTTTTCAGAGGGCTTAAATGATTTTGATGGAAGCGGAAATCAATATTTTCATGAAGGCGGGAGAGGGTATCATACTGGCTGGGATTCCAAATTATTTAATTATGGAAAAGAGGAAGTATCTCGTTTTCTCTTGTCGAATTTACATTATTGGCTGGAAGAATTCCATTTTGATGGTTTTCGTTTTGATGGTGTAACTTCTATGCTCTATCATCATCATGGGGAAGGAGTGAGTTTTGATCATTATGATAAATATTTTAAAGAAGGAGTGGACTGGGATGCTGTTAGATATTTACAATTAGCCAATACATTAATCCATGAAATTAAATCCAATGCCATCACCATAGCAGAAGATATGAGCGGAATGCCTGGTACTTGTCAAGCAATTGAAGAAGGTGGCTTAGGCTTTGATTACCGTTTGGGAATGGGTATACCCGATAACTGGATTAAATGGCTCAAGCATAAGCAAGATGAAGAATGGGGCATGCAGGAAATCTGGAATGTGTTGGGTAATAGAAGATATGGAGAGAAAACCGTTGCTTATGCAGAATCTCATGATCAGGCTATGGTAGGAGATAAAACACTTGCTTTTTGGCTGATGGATAAAGAAATGTATTGGCATATGAAGAAGGGCGATGATAATTTAATTATCGACCGAGGAATAGCCTTACATAAAATGATTCGCTTGGTGACTGCCTCAGCTGGTGGGGAAGCCTATTTGAATTTCATTGGGAATGAGTTTGGTCATCCTGAATGGATGGATTTTCCCAGAGAAGGCAATAATTGGAGTTATAAATATGCCCGAAGACAATGGTCATTGGTTGACAATAAAGAATTGAAATATCATTATCTCAATGATTTTGAGGAGGCAATGCTAGACGTATTGAAATCAGAGAATGTATTGCAAGCAGCTCCGGCTAATTTGCTCAATGTAGATGAAACCAATAAAGTACTGATTTTTGAAAGAGCAAATTTGATTTTTGTCTTTAATTTTCATCCTAATAATTCTGTTCCAGACTATGAGTTTTGGGTGCCAAAAGCTGGCAAGTTCAAATACCTTTTAAACAGTGATGACGCAAAATTCGGAGGTCATGAAAGGATCGATCAATCTACTATTCATGAAAGCTTTAAAAAGGAGGGTGGAGATTTTATTAAAATTTACTGTGTGAATAGGGCGGCTTTGGTTTTGAAAAGAAAGTAAAAAA harbors:
- a CDS encoding alpha-amylase family glycosyl hydrolase, with the translated sequence MLKIIQDDPWLAPYEPDIQSRFDYFKSELDRIQFQYGDLLKYASRHQELGFQKTKAGVSYKEWAPGAQALSLVGDFNNWDENAHPMQKDENGIWEVEIKKDEGLAHLSPIKVRVTSANGKHDRIPAYIKYATQNEEDYDFTGRVWDPEKAFKWTDTKFKLAEIKNPVIYECHPGMAQEKEGVGTFKEFEENILPRIKDLGYNCIQLMAVAEHPYYGSFGYHVANFYAPSSRFGTPEELKSLVNAAHKMGIAVIMDVVHSHAVKNFSEGLNDFDGSGNQYFHEGGRGYHTGWDSKLFNYGKEEVSRFLLSNLHYWLEEFHFDGFRFDGVTSMLYHHHGEGVSFDHYDKYFKEGVDWDAVRYLQLANTLIHEIKSNAITIAEDMSGMPGTCQAIEEGGLGFDYRLGMGIPDNWIKWLKHKQDEEWGMQEIWNVLGNRRYGEKTVAYAESHDQAMVGDKTLAFWLMDKEMYWHMKKGDDNLIIDRGIALHKMIRLVTASAGGEAYLNFIGNEFGHPEWMDFPREGNNWSYKYARRQWSLVDNKELKYHYLNDFEEAMLDVLKSENVLQAAPANLLNVDETNKVLIFERANLIFVFNFHPNNSVPDYEFWVPKAGKFKYLLNSDDAKFGGHERIDQSTIHESFKKEGGDFIKIYCVNRAALVLKRK